Proteins encoded in a region of the Phoenix dactylifera cultivar Barhee BC4 chromosome 3, palm_55x_up_171113_PBpolish2nd_filt_p, whole genome shotgun sequence genome:
- the LOC103708037 gene encoding aluminum-activated malate transporter 2-like, giving the protein MSPPADSKANSVVIPIAEDETPPHDEQKQQPEQRQDYSFVSLLHSLLPLLPQVNARWLIHGAKVGLALVLVSLLYMLEVVHDRLGDNSMWAVMTVVVVFEFTAGATIGKGINRGIGTTLGGGLGSLVALLAQEIGGIGKPMVIGISVFIFCGMATYSRMIPSFKKKYDYGALIFILTFSLIAVTGIRGDQILKIASDRLSSICMGFAICIVIGLFIFPIWAGDELHNSLASKFDKLACSIEECLEDNIKPLDEKKGTQLANPHSSCIAVLSTKSSDETLANFAKWEPWHGRFGFYYPWNKYLQIGELLRELAAYILSLRGCLRSKQQPLKSCAMMDIGDYYKATCVLLASTLRELGHNIYDMKRSQQRDSILAKFEMTRSELCSTVLVSKLANLMNRSGSMGGGISSTSILFLLLEITDKIEEIVKEADELEKLACFSHT; this is encoded by the exons ATGTCTCCACCAGCAGACTCCAAAGCTAATTCAGTTGTGATCCCCATTGCCGAAGATGAAACACCTCCCCACGATGAGCAAAAGCAGCAGCCCGAGCAACGGCAGGACTATTCCTTCGTTAGTTTGCTtcactctcttcttcctctccttccacaAGTAAACGCTCGATGGCTGATACACGGCGCCAAGGTTGGATTAGCCCTGGTCCTGGTCTCGCTCCTCTACATGCTTGAGGTCGTCCATGATCGGCTCGGCGACAATTCGATGTGGGCGGTCATGACTGTAGTCGTCGTCTTTGAGTTCACAGCAG gtgCGACCATTGGTAAGGGAATTAATCGTGGGATAGGCACTACCCTAGGAGGAGGGCTTGGCTCTTTGGTGGCTCTTTTGGCTCAAGAGATTGGTGGAATTGGCAAACCTATGGTCATCGGGATCTCCGTATTCATCTTCT GTGGAATGGCCACATATTCTCGGATGATTCCTAGCTTTAAGAAGAAGTATGACTATGGGGCATTGATTTTTATCCTTACATTCAGTTTGATTGCTGTTACTGGAATTAGAGGCGATCAAATCCTTAAAATAGCAAGCGACCGGCTTTCGTCGATATGCATGGGCTTTGCCATATGCATAGTCATAGGCTTATTCATCTTTCCCATTTGGGCTGGTGATGAGCTCCATAATTCATTGGCATCCAAGTTTGATAAGCTTGCATGCTCAATAGAAG AGTGCTTGGAGGATAACATAAAACCCTTGGATGAGAAAAAGGGGACTCAACTGGCCAATCCTCACAGTAGTTGCATAGCAGTTCTATCCACCAAGTCTAGTGATGAGACTTTG GCCAATTTTGCAAAATGGGAACCATGGCACGGGCGGTTTGGATTCTACTATCCTTGGAACAAGTACCTACAAATTGGGGAGTTGCTGCGGGAATTGGCAGCTTATATCCTATCACTAAGAGGATGTCTACGATCTAAACAACAA CCTTTAAAATCATGTGCGATGATGGACATCGGAGATTATTACAAAGCGACGTGTGTACTGCTTGCAAGCACATTgagagaacttgggcacaacatcTACGATATGAAGCGGAGTCAGCAAAGGGACTCAATCTTAGCAAAATTTGAGATGACAAGGTCGGAATTATGCTCAACTGTGCTGGTGTCAAAGCTAGCAAATCTTATGAACCGAAGTGGCAGTATGGGTGGTGGAATTTCAAGCACAAGCATTTTGTTTCTGTTGTTGGAGATTACTGACAAGATAGAGGAAATTGTTAAAGAAGCAGATGAATTAGAAAAACTTGCATGTTTTTCTCACACATAA